Proteins found in one Allorhizobium pseudoryzae genomic segment:
- the aroB gene encoding 3-dehydroquinate synthase encodes MTSQTSCNPERIVHVPLGERAYDILIGPDLISHAGGEITARLKGRRAAIVTDEQVAPLYLDALMDSLQTDGIEAVSLTLPAGEKTKSVEPLMAVCDMALTARIERNDCIIALGGGVIGDLAGFAAGIVRRGVRFVQIPTTLLSQVDSSVGGKTGINTRHGKNLLGVFHQPDLVLSDTSALDTLSEREFRAGYAEVAKYGLIDKPEFFDWLEKNWQEVFAGGAARAEAIAISCQAKADVVVEDERETGRRALLNLGHTFGHALEAAVQYDGRRLVHGEGVSIGMVLAHRFSTRMNLASADDATRVEAHLKAVGLPTQISDIPGELPPTEVLLDAIAQDKKVKSGRLTFILTRGIGQSFIADDVPISEVQSFLEETRNG; translated from the coding sequence ATGACAAGCCAAACGAGCTGTAATCCCGAACGCATCGTGCATGTACCGCTCGGCGAGCGGGCCTACGACATCCTGATCGGGCCGGATCTCATTTCCCATGCGGGTGGCGAAATCACCGCGCGGCTGAAGGGCCGTCGGGCCGCGATCGTGACGGACGAGCAGGTGGCGCCGCTTTATCTCGACGCGTTGATGGACAGCCTGCAGACGGATGGCATCGAGGCGGTGTCGCTGACGCTGCCGGCGGGCGAGAAGACGAAGAGCGTCGAGCCGCTGATGGCCGTCTGCGACATGGCGCTGACGGCGCGCATCGAGCGCAACGACTGCATCATCGCGCTGGGCGGCGGGGTGATCGGCGATCTCGCCGGTTTTGCCGCCGGCATCGTGCGCCGCGGCGTGCGCTTCGTGCAGATCCCGACCACGCTTCTGTCGCAGGTCGATTCCTCCGTCGGCGGCAAGACCGGCATCAATACCCGCCACGGCAAGAACCTGCTCGGCGTCTTCCACCAGCCGGACCTGGTGCTGTCGGATACGAGCGCCCTCGATACGTTGAGCGAGCGGGAGTTTCGCGCCGGTTACGCGGAAGTCGCGAAATACGGGCTGATCGACAAGCCGGAGTTCTTCGACTGGCTGGAGAAGAACTGGCAGGAGGTCTTTGCCGGCGGTGCCGCGCGGGCGGAGGCAATCGCGATCAGCTGCCAGGCGAAGGCCGACGTGGTCGTTGAGGACGAGCGGGAGACAGGACGCCGGGCGCTTCTGAACCTCGGCCATACGTTCGGCCATGCGCTGGAAGCGGCCGTGCAGTATGACGGCCGGCGCCTCGTGCATGGCGAAGGTGTTTCCATCGGCATGGTGCTCGCCCATCGCTTTTCGACCCGCATGAACCTCGCAAGCGCCGACGATGCAACCCGCGTCGAGGCGCATCTGAAGGCTGTCGGCCTGCCGACGCAGATTTCGGACATTCCGGGCGAATTGCCGCCGACCGAGGTGCTGCTGGATGCGATTGCCCAGGACAAGAAGGTCAAGAGCGGACGGCTGACCTTCATCTTGACGCGCGGCATCGGGCAGTCCTTCATTGCCGATGACGTGCCGATCTCCGAAGTCCAATCCTTCCTCGAGGAAACACGAAACGGCTGA
- a CDS encoding shikimate kinase: MPDLVEHLTVPLTLSDRARAALGKRNLIFVGLMGAGKSVIGRLVAQQMGLPFIDTDAEIERVSRMTIPELFEAYGEAEFRALETRVVERLLRSGPRVVSTGGGAFINERTRACIKSGGLSLWLKADLDVLWERVNKRNNRPLLKTEHPKQTLENLMNQRYPVYAQADLTVQSRDVRKETMANEVLCAIAAMAEGNEVDDKPNEL; the protein is encoded by the coding sequence ATGCCCGATCTTGTTGAACATCTGACGGTACCGCTGACGCTGTCCGACCGCGCGCGCGCGGCGCTGGGCAAGCGCAACCTGATCTTCGTCGGCCTGATGGGCGCGGGCAAGTCGGTCATCGGCCGCCTCGTGGCGCAGCAGATGGGGCTGCCGTTCATCGATACCGATGCCGAGATCGAACGCGTCTCGCGCATGACGATCCCCGAACTGTTCGAGGCCTATGGCGAGGCGGAGTTCCGGGCGCTCGAAACGCGCGTTGTCGAACGCCTGCTGCGCTCTGGCCCGCGGGTGGTTTCGACCGGCGGCGGCGCTTTCATCAACGAACGGACGCGCGCCTGCATCAAATCCGGCGGTTTGTCGTTATGGTTGAAAGCCGATCTCGATGTGCTGTGGGAGCGGGTAAACAAACGCAACAACCGGCCGCTCTTGAAAACGGAACATCCGAAGCAGACGCTGGAAAACCTGATGAACCAGCGTTACCCCGTGTATGCGCAGGCGGATCTGACGGTGCAATCCCGCGATGTTCGCAAGGAGACCATGGCCAACGAGGTGCTCTGCGCCATTGCCGCCATGGCTGAAGGAAATGAAGTCGATGACAAGCCAAACGAGCTGTAA
- the xerD gene encoding site-specific tyrosine recombinase XerD has protein sequence MMDLSRAHLESFLEMMSAERGAANNTLESYQRDLDDLHLFLKGRKVALTAATPGDLTAYLAHLTAQGFAASSQARRLSAMRQFYKFLYAENLRGDDPTSILDAPKKQRSLPKILSEDDVTRLLTLAATEAETEGPGHLQRLRMLALLEMLYATGMRVSELVSLPAQVLDQEGRFLMIRGKGNKERLVPLSRSAIRALAAYGQARAAAEKAGLAESPWLFPSAGKEGYLPRQVFARDLKDLASRAGIRAASISPHVLRHAFASHLLQNGADLRVVQELLGHSDISTTQIYTHVLEERLRQVVETHHPLAKSAKNPD, from the coding sequence GTGATGGATCTGTCGCGCGCTCACCTGGAATCCTTCCTGGAGATGATGAGTGCCGAGCGCGGAGCGGCCAACAACACGCTGGAATCCTACCAGCGCGATCTGGACGACCTGCATCTCTTTCTGAAAGGCCGAAAGGTTGCGCTGACCGCAGCGACGCCCGGCGATCTCACCGCCTACCTCGCCCATCTGACGGCACAGGGTTTTGCCGCCTCCTCGCAGGCGAGGCGGCTCTCGGCCATGCGGCAGTTCTACAAGTTCCTCTATGCGGAAAACCTGCGCGGCGACGACCCGACCTCGATCCTCGACGCCCCGAAGAAACAGCGCTCCCTGCCGAAGATATTGAGCGAGGACGACGTAACCCGGCTTCTGACGCTCGCTGCCACCGAGGCGGAGACGGAGGGACCGGGACACCTCCAGCGCCTGCGCATGCTGGCGCTGTTGGAGATGCTCTATGCCACGGGCATGCGCGTCAGCGAACTCGTCTCTCTTCCCGCCCAGGTGCTCGATCAGGAGGGCCGCTTCCTGATGATCCGCGGCAAGGGCAACAAGGAACGGCTCGTGCCGCTCTCCCGTTCGGCGATCCGGGCGCTTGCCGCCTATGGACAGGCGCGTGCTGCCGCCGAAAAGGCGGGGCTTGCCGAAAGCCCGTGGCTGTTTCCCTCCGCGGGCAAGGAGGGCTACCTGCCGCGCCAGGTCTTTGCCCGTGACCTCAAGGATCTTGCATCCCGGGCGGGCATTCGGGCCGCCAGCATATCCCCGCACGTGTTGCGCCATGCCTTTGCCAGCCACCTTCTGCAGAACGGTGCAGATCTGCGCGTTGTGCAGGAACTGCTAGGACATTCAGACATTTCCACAACGCAGATCTATACCCATGTCTTGGAGGAACGGCTGCGGCAGGTGGTGGAAACGCATCACCCTCTTGCAAAAAGCGCCAAAAACCCTGATTAG